From one Trifolium pratense cultivar HEN17-A07 linkage group LG1, ARS_RC_1.1, whole genome shotgun sequence genomic stretch:
- the LOC123918469 gene encoding uncharacterized protein LOC123918469 isoform X1, which yields MREGLRSQTRSGKGSVQGEVVHKKRVRVKNEVLVSGDEGLVERKKAVVEALFSGDDDLVEPTSLIEKKGETESLVSGDEGLVERTKAVVEALFSGDEVFVEPTSLIEKKGESEALVSGDEGFVEPTSLIEKKGETEALVSGDEGLVEPTSLIEKGETEALVSGDEGLVEPTSLIEKKGETEALVLGDEGLVEATLSIEKKGEVEALFSGDEGLVEPTSSIEKNGETGALVSGDESLVESTSSIEKKGEVEALVLGDEVLVEPTSSIEKKGEVECAGVVDCALKTKFDFDLNLDLSVNVNIDENENSSPRSCLKDGHSIAVAEKENEGLSGGRILRSRLKRGDDKRAYNGGHDCIPSENDGEHGQLEMIQVKKELEEADEVLTDGKKNDRVMLKMGGKGKKKLKRKRGRPPKTEIKEKDQLDDQPPRKLGRPRKTEIKEKDELDDQPPRKLRRLCRTELKEDNQSPRKLGRPRKTELKEDVQSPRKLERHPKTELKEDVQSPRKRGRPPKTEQQKHLMTLAHNSKGKVSREDGKKVVTVTDSESEVDDTRSRRSSGKKLKKKGFSPVRKNKLRKVLKTENGGMASNTVDAPVAKQSTSREEKKLVRDKIMECLSAAGWTVDRRPRNGRDYIDAVYVALDGKTHWSITLAYKRLKKHYEAGDGEGKLYRPGFKFTPISEEDFNSLTRVATKSRIDSKVKRVPFGGKGGKRVDGVNRKKKKIKPGSGAGKGKLVKGKKKRKRSLPEEGNSNVTSPNRDRKRHKTHNKTRCALLVRDATEEVDSEVNGYVPYSGKRTVLAWMIDLGTILQNGKVHYMQDKLEIAFQGKITGDGIQCGCCNEIITISDFGAHAGSKQSDPLKNIYTEEETSLLQCLLDSWNKQDKSELKSFHFVDVAGEDPNDDTCGVCGDGGDLICCDGCPSTFHKSCLDIKKFPSGDWHCIYCCCKFCGLVDGSSNQTVVNDDFTIPTLLTCHLCEEKFHISCIVANGDKTDDSMMANGDKTDDSMMANGDKTDDSRNAFCGNKCQELSERLEMLLGVKHEIEDGFSCSFIRRSDVGLDVSLTKSQTVECNSKLAVALSIMNECFMPYIDHRSGTNLIRSILYNCGSNFKRLNYSGFITAILERGDEIICVASIRIHGNQLAEMPFIGTRYMYRRQGMCRRLLNAIEWALSSLHVELLVIPAISELRETWTSVFGFEPLEQTSKQITKNMNLLVFPHVDMLQKKISKHEIANENLIATEVSNHKNLTTYKVAKLDGEDSSVSDCCPKIEKVISIESGCRHFENSLNNAPAITSDTIQNSISLKDVTCHAVYETVHEKLGVDHKSTVNAGEDVAKSCCQVEDKERHCLSTSCINTEASQEHYVGAMSEVTENCSKEVKVTIEVGLNNNSDEKSAPSSEENIPIDSKIEFRTRESKYSAESNHDSPKISDSFEPRVKTDCAQPGCIGSEVYAESVNGCGSHSRLDGDTATGEAGLTTNMMHVESENTTKDLPANCENNSSSVSVPNADEADLYNSKTIDLQKNKNPGGCQSILVSSGICEKIADGVNETNKALDDKPADIEVILDDKPGSHSRPNGHRASGEAGLTTNTSMYLESQNITKDLPVNCENNSSVGAPTIDLQTNKNPGDCQSISVSSGDCEKIADDVNERNKASSAVDVFPFDVEVFPNNKSGIRKSSELAELDLQVDQTEPSNADIASGVALHCISTDSTSRGSTDGTVPANQGS from the exons ATGAGAGAAGGGTTGAGATCTCAGACTCGGTCTGGGAAGGGTTCTGTTCAAGGAGAAGTTGTTCATAAGAAAAGGGTTCGTGTGAAGAATGAGGTTTTGGTTTCGGGTGATGAGGGTTTGGTGGAACGTAAGAAGGCCGTAGTCGAGGCTCTATTTTCAGGTGATGATGATTTAGTGGAACCTACCTCATTGATTGAGAAGAAGGGTGAAACTGAGTCATTAGTTTCGGGTGATGAGGGTTTGGTGGAACGTACGAAGGCCGTAGTTGAGGCTTTATTTTCAGGTGATGAGGTTTTTGTGGAACCTACCTCATTGATTGAGAAGAAGGGTGAATCTGAGGCATTAGTTTCCGGTGACGAGGGTTTTGTGGAGCCTACTTCATTGATTGAGAAGAAGGGAGAAACTGAGGCATTAGTTTCGGGCGATGAGGGTTTAGTGGAGCCTACTTCATTGATTGAGAAGGGTGAAACTGAGGCATTAGTTTCGGGTGATGAGGGTTTAGTGGAGCCTACTTCATTGATTGAGAAGAAGGGTGAAACTGAGGCTTTAGTTTTGGGTGATGAGGGTTTAGTGGAGGCTACCTTATCAATTGAGAAGAAGGGTGAAGTTGAGGCTTTATTTTCAGGTGATGAGGGTTTAGTGGAACCTACTTCATCAATTGAGAAGAATGGTGAAACTGGGGCTTTAGTTTCGGGTGATGAGAGTTTAGTGGAATCTACCTCATCTATTGAGAAGAAGGGTGAAGTTGAGGCTTTAGTTTTGGGTGATGAGGTTTTAGTGGAACCTACCTCGTCGATTGAGAAGAAGGGCGAAGTTGAATGTGCAGGCGTTGTTGATTGcgccttgaaaacaaaatttgattttgatttaaaCCTGGATTTGAGTGTAAATGTTAACATAGATGAGAATGAGAACAGTAGCCCTAGGAGTTGTTTAAAAGATGGGCATAGTATTGCAGTAGCTGAGAAGGAGAATGAAGGGTTGAGTGGGGGTCGTATATTGCGGTCCAGGTTAAAGAGGGGAGATGACAAAAGAGCTTATAATGGAGGGCATGATTGCATACCTTCTGAGAATGATGGAGAACATGGTCAGTTGGAGATGATACAAGTCAAGAAGGAGCTTGAAGAAGCTGATGAAGTTTTAACTGATGGTAAAAAGAATGATAGGGTTATGTTGAAAATGGGAGGGAAGGGCAAGAAGAAATTGAAACGGAAGCGTGGGAGGCCTCCCAAAACagaaataaaagagaaagaCCAATTAGATGATCAGCCACCACGGAAGCTTGGGAGGCCTCGGAAAACAGAGATAAAAGAGAAAGATGAATTAGATGATCAGCCACCGCGTAAGCTTAGGAGGCTTTGCAGAACAGAGTTAAAAGAGGATAATCAGTCACCGCGTAAGCTTGGGAGGCCTCGCAAAACAGAGCTAAAAGAGGATGTTCAGTCACCGCGTAAGCTTGAGAGGCATCCCAAAACAGAGTTAAAAGAGGATGTTCAGTCACCGCGTAAGCGTGGAAGACCCCCCAAGACCGAGCAACAAAAACATCTCATGACCCTGGCACATAATAGTAAAGGAAAGGTGAGCCGTGAAGACGGTAAAAAAGTTGTAACTGTAACAGATAGTGAAAGTGAAGTTGATGATACACGCTCAAGGAGATCTTCCggtaaaaagttaaaaaagaaAGGATTTTCTCCtgtaaggaaaaataaattgcgAAAGGTTTTGAAAACTGAGAATGGTGGGATGGCATCAAATACTGTGGATGCACCTGTTGCTAAACAAAGTACAAGCCGTGAAGAAAAGAAGTTGGTGAGGGATAAAATAATGGAATGTCTCTCGGCTGCAGGATGGACTGTTGACCGTAGACCTAGAAACGGAAGAGATTATATTGATGCAGTATATGTTGCTCTGGACGGAAAAACACATTGGTCAATAACCTTGGCATACAAGAGGCTTAAAAAGCATTATGAAGCCGGGGACGGTGAAGGTAAGTTGTACAGACCAGGATTCAAATTTACACCAATATCGGAGGAAGATTTCAATTCATTAACTAGAGTAGCTACCAAGTCCAGGATAGATAGTAAAGTTAAACGTGTGCCATTTGGAGGAAAGGGTGGAAAGAGAGTCGATGGAGTCAatcgaaaaaagaaaaaaataaaaccaggTTCTGGTGCAGGCAAGGGTAAGTTAGTGAAagggaaaaagaaaaggaaacgaTCACTTCCTGAGGAGGGCAACTCGAATGTTACATCACCTAACAGGGATCGTAAACGGCATAAAACACACAACAAGACTCGATGTGCTCTGTTGGTTCGTGATGCTACAGAGGAGGTAGATTCAGAAGTTAATGGATATGTGCCATACAGTGGAAAACGAACTGTACTTGCCTGGATGATTGATCTGGGCACAATCCTCCAAAATGGGAAGGTCCATTATATGCAAGATAAGTTGGAAATTGCTTTCCAAGGTAAGATCACAGGAGATGGCATTCAATGTGGATGTTGTAATGAAATCATAACAATTTCAGACTTTGGAGCTCATGCAGGAAGCAAACAATCTGATCCtctgaaaaatatatatacggAGGAAGAAACTTCACTCCTACAATGCCTGCTAGATTCATGGAATAAACAAGATAAATCTGAACTTAAAAGTTTTCACTTCGTTGATGTTGCGGGTGAAGATCCAAATGATGATACATGCGGTGTATGCGGAGATGGTGGAGACCTGATCTGTTGTGATGGTTGCCCATCAACATTCCATAAAAGCTGCTTGGATATAAAA AAGTTCCCATCTGGTGACTGGCACTGCATTTATTGTTGTTGCAAATTTTGTGGGTTGGTTGATGGAAGTTCAAACCAAACAGTTGTCAATGATGATTTTACTATCCCTACACTGCTCACATGCCATTTATGTGAGGAAAAAT TTCACATATCCTGTATTGTGGCAAATGGCGATAAGACCGATGATTCCATGATGGCAAATGGCGATAAGACCGATGATTCCATGATGGCAAATGGCGATAAGACCGATGATTCCAGGAATGCATTTTGTGGAAACAAATGTCAAGAG TTATCTGAGAGACTTGAAATGCTTCTTGGGGTTAAACATGAAATTGAAGATGGATTTTCTTGTTCTTTTATTCGGCGGTCAGATGTTGGCCTTGATGTTTCTCTGACAAAATCTCAGACGGTAGAATGTAATTCTAAGCTAGCTGTTGCATTATCAATAATGAATGAGTGCTTCATGCCATATATTGATCATAGAAGTGGGACCAATCTGATCCGCAGTATTCTATATAATTGTGG GTCAAACTTCAAACGGCTGAATTATAGTGGGTTTATTACTGCAATTCTAGAGAGAGGTGATGAGATCATCTGTGTCGCATCTATCAG GATCCATGGGAACCAACTTGCAGAGATGCCATTTATTGGAACCCGCTATATGTATAGGCGACAAGGAATGTGCCGTCGGCTTCTAAATGCCATTGAATGG GCACTTAGTTCTTTACATGTTGAGTTATTGGTCATACCAGCTATATCAGAACTCAGAGAAACCTGGACCTCCGTTTTTGGGTTTGAGCCACTTGAACAAACAAGCAAGCAAATAACAAAGAACATGAATCTGTTGGTATTTCCACATGTAGATATGTTACAGAAGAAGATATCAAAGCATGAAAttgcaaatgaaaatttgattgCTACTGAAG TTTCTAATCATAAGAATCTTACTACATACAAAGTAGCAAAACTGGATGGGGAAGACTCATCTGTATCTGATTGTTGCCCGAAGATTGAAAAAGTCATATCTATTGAATCTGGTTGTCGGCATTTTGAGAACTCATTGAATAATGCACCTGCCATTACTAGTGACACCATACAGAATAGTATATCCCTAAAAGATGTCACATGTCATGCTGTAtatgagactgttcatgaaaaATTGGGCGTGGACCACAAAAGCACCGTAAATGCTGGTGAGGATGTAGCTAAGTCTTGTTGCCAAGTAGAAGATAAGGAAAGACACTGTCTCAGTACATCTTGTATTAACACTGAAGCTTCACAAGAACATTACGTTGGTGCTATGTCGGAGGTTACTGAGAATTGTTCCAAAGAGGTCAAAGTAACAATTGAGGTTGGTTTAAATAACAACAGTGATGAAAAATCTGCACCCTCTTCCGAAGAAAATATTCCTATTGACtcaaaaattgagtttaggaCTAGGGAATCAAAATATTCGGCTGAAAGTAACCATGATTCACCCAAGATTTCTGATAGTTTTGAACCGAGAGTTAAGACTGACTGTGCTCAACCAGGCTGTATTGGATCAGAAGTATATGCTGAATCTGTCAATGGTTGTGGCTCTCATTCTAGACTAGATGGTGATACTGCCACTGGTGAAGCAGGTCTCACAACCAACATGATGCATGTTGAATCAGAGAATACTACCAAAGATTTGCCCGCTAATTGTGAAAACAACTCTAGTTCTGTTAGTGTGCCAAATGCTGATGAAGCAGATCTATATAATTCCAAAACAATTGATCtccagaaaaacaaaaatccagGAGGTTGCCAATCTATTCTAGTTTCTTCAGGTATTTGTGAGAAAATTGCTGATGGTGTCAATGAGACGAATAAAGCCCTTGATGATAAGCCTGCTGATATTGAAGTAATTCTTGATGATAAGCCTGGTTCCCATTCTAGGCCCAATGGTCATAGAGCCTCTGGCGAAGCAGGTCTCACAACTAACACTTCGATGTATCTTGAATCTCAGAATATCACCAAAGATTTGCCTGTTAATTGTGAAAACAATTCTAGTGTTGGTGCGCCAACAATTGATCTCCAGACAAACAAAAATCCTGGAGATTGCCAATCCATATCAGTATCTTCAGGTGATTGTGAGAAAATTGCAGATGATGTCAATGAGAGGAATAAAGCATCCAGTGCAGTTGATGTTTTTCCGTTTGATGTTGAAGTATTTCCCAATAATAAGTCTGGGATAAGGAAGTCTTCAGAGCTAGCAGAGCTTGATTTGCAGGTTGATCAAACTGAACCGAGTAACGCTGACATTGCTTCAGGTGTGGCTCTGCACTGTATATCTACCGACAGTACTTCACGTGGTAGTACTGACGGGACAGTTCCTGCTAACCAAGGTAGCTGA
- the LOC123918469 gene encoding uncharacterized protein LOC123918469 isoform X2: MREGLRSQTRSGKGSVQGEVVHKKRVRVKNEVLVSGDEGLVERKKAVVEALFSGDDDLVEPTSLIEKKGETESLVSGDEGLVERTKAVVEALFSGDEALVSGDEGFVEPTSLIEKKGETEALVSGDEGLVEPTSLIEKGETEALVSGDEGLVEPTSLIEKKGETEALVLGDEGLVEATLSIEKKGEVEALFSGDEGLVEPTSSIEKNGETGALVSGDESLVESTSSIEKKGEVEALVLGDEVLVEPTSSIEKKGEVECAGVVDCALKTKFDFDLNLDLSVNVNIDENENSSPRSCLKDGHSIAVAEKENEGLSGGRILRSRLKRGDDKRAYNGGHDCIPSENDGEHGQLEMIQVKKELEEADEVLTDGKKNDRVMLKMGGKGKKKLKRKRGRPPKTEIKEKDQLDDQPPRKLGRPRKTEIKEKDELDDQPPRKLRRLCRTELKEDNQSPRKLGRPRKTELKEDVQSPRKLERHPKTELKEDVQSPRKRGRPPKTEQQKHLMTLAHNSKGKVSREDGKKVVTVTDSESEVDDTRSRRSSGKKLKKKGFSPVRKNKLRKVLKTENGGMASNTVDAPVAKQSTSREEKKLVRDKIMECLSAAGWTVDRRPRNGRDYIDAVYVALDGKTHWSITLAYKRLKKHYEAGDGEGKLYRPGFKFTPISEEDFNSLTRVATKSRIDSKVKRVPFGGKGGKRVDGVNRKKKKIKPGSGAGKGKLVKGKKKRKRSLPEEGNSNVTSPNRDRKRHKTHNKTRCALLVRDATEEVDSEVNGYVPYSGKRTVLAWMIDLGTILQNGKVHYMQDKLEIAFQGKITGDGIQCGCCNEIITISDFGAHAGSKQSDPLKNIYTEEETSLLQCLLDSWNKQDKSELKSFHFVDVAGEDPNDDTCGVCGDGGDLICCDGCPSTFHKSCLDIKKFPSGDWHCIYCCCKFCGLVDGSSNQTVVNDDFTIPTLLTCHLCEEKFHISCIVANGDKTDDSMMANGDKTDDSMMANGDKTDDSRNAFCGNKCQELSERLEMLLGVKHEIEDGFSCSFIRRSDVGLDVSLTKSQTVECNSKLAVALSIMNECFMPYIDHRSGTNLIRSILYNCGSNFKRLNYSGFITAILERGDEIICVASIRIHGNQLAEMPFIGTRYMYRRQGMCRRLLNAIEWALSSLHVELLVIPAISELRETWTSVFGFEPLEQTSKQITKNMNLLVFPHVDMLQKKISKHEIANENLIATEVSNHKNLTTYKVAKLDGEDSSVSDCCPKIEKVISIESGCRHFENSLNNAPAITSDTIQNSISLKDVTCHAVYETVHEKLGVDHKSTVNAGEDVAKSCCQVEDKERHCLSTSCINTEASQEHYVGAMSEVTENCSKEVKVTIEVGLNNNSDEKSAPSSEENIPIDSKIEFRTRESKYSAESNHDSPKISDSFEPRVKTDCAQPGCIGSEVYAESVNGCGSHSRLDGDTATGEAGLTTNMMHVESENTTKDLPANCENNSSSVSVPNADEADLYNSKTIDLQKNKNPGGCQSILVSSGICEKIADGVNETNKALDDKPADIEVILDDKPGSHSRPNGHRASGEAGLTTNTSMYLESQNITKDLPVNCENNSSVGAPTIDLQTNKNPGDCQSISVSSGDCEKIADDVNERNKASSAVDVFPFDVEVFPNNKSGIRKSSELAELDLQVDQTEPSNADIASGVALHCISTDSTSRGSTDGTVPANQGS; this comes from the exons ATGAGAGAAGGGTTGAGATCTCAGACTCGGTCTGGGAAGGGTTCTGTTCAAGGAGAAGTTGTTCATAAGAAAAGGGTTCGTGTGAAGAATGAGGTTTTGGTTTCGGGTGATGAGGGTTTGGTGGAACGTAAGAAGGCCGTAGTCGAGGCTCTATTTTCAGGTGATGATGATTTAGTGGAACCTACCTCATTGATTGAGAAGAAGGGTGAAACTGAGTCATTAGTTTCGGGTGATGAGGGTTTGGTGGAACGTACGAAGGCCGTAGTTGAGGCTTTATTTTCAGGTGATGAG GCATTAGTTTCCGGTGACGAGGGTTTTGTGGAGCCTACTTCATTGATTGAGAAGAAGGGAGAAACTGAGGCATTAGTTTCGGGCGATGAGGGTTTAGTGGAGCCTACTTCATTGATTGAGAAGGGTGAAACTGAGGCATTAGTTTCGGGTGATGAGGGTTTAGTGGAGCCTACTTCATTGATTGAGAAGAAGGGTGAAACTGAGGCTTTAGTTTTGGGTGATGAGGGTTTAGTGGAGGCTACCTTATCAATTGAGAAGAAGGGTGAAGTTGAGGCTTTATTTTCAGGTGATGAGGGTTTAGTGGAACCTACTTCATCAATTGAGAAGAATGGTGAAACTGGGGCTTTAGTTTCGGGTGATGAGAGTTTAGTGGAATCTACCTCATCTATTGAGAAGAAGGGTGAAGTTGAGGCTTTAGTTTTGGGTGATGAGGTTTTAGTGGAACCTACCTCGTCGATTGAGAAGAAGGGCGAAGTTGAATGTGCAGGCGTTGTTGATTGcgccttgaaaacaaaatttgattttgatttaaaCCTGGATTTGAGTGTAAATGTTAACATAGATGAGAATGAGAACAGTAGCCCTAGGAGTTGTTTAAAAGATGGGCATAGTATTGCAGTAGCTGAGAAGGAGAATGAAGGGTTGAGTGGGGGTCGTATATTGCGGTCCAGGTTAAAGAGGGGAGATGACAAAAGAGCTTATAATGGAGGGCATGATTGCATACCTTCTGAGAATGATGGAGAACATGGTCAGTTGGAGATGATACAAGTCAAGAAGGAGCTTGAAGAAGCTGATGAAGTTTTAACTGATGGTAAAAAGAATGATAGGGTTATGTTGAAAATGGGAGGGAAGGGCAAGAAGAAATTGAAACGGAAGCGTGGGAGGCCTCCCAAAACagaaataaaagagaaagaCCAATTAGATGATCAGCCACCACGGAAGCTTGGGAGGCCTCGGAAAACAGAGATAAAAGAGAAAGATGAATTAGATGATCAGCCACCGCGTAAGCTTAGGAGGCTTTGCAGAACAGAGTTAAAAGAGGATAATCAGTCACCGCGTAAGCTTGGGAGGCCTCGCAAAACAGAGCTAAAAGAGGATGTTCAGTCACCGCGTAAGCTTGAGAGGCATCCCAAAACAGAGTTAAAAGAGGATGTTCAGTCACCGCGTAAGCGTGGAAGACCCCCCAAGACCGAGCAACAAAAACATCTCATGACCCTGGCACATAATAGTAAAGGAAAGGTGAGCCGTGAAGACGGTAAAAAAGTTGTAACTGTAACAGATAGTGAAAGTGAAGTTGATGATACACGCTCAAGGAGATCTTCCggtaaaaagttaaaaaagaaAGGATTTTCTCCtgtaaggaaaaataaattgcgAAAGGTTTTGAAAACTGAGAATGGTGGGATGGCATCAAATACTGTGGATGCACCTGTTGCTAAACAAAGTACAAGCCGTGAAGAAAAGAAGTTGGTGAGGGATAAAATAATGGAATGTCTCTCGGCTGCAGGATGGACTGTTGACCGTAGACCTAGAAACGGAAGAGATTATATTGATGCAGTATATGTTGCTCTGGACGGAAAAACACATTGGTCAATAACCTTGGCATACAAGAGGCTTAAAAAGCATTATGAAGCCGGGGACGGTGAAGGTAAGTTGTACAGACCAGGATTCAAATTTACACCAATATCGGAGGAAGATTTCAATTCATTAACTAGAGTAGCTACCAAGTCCAGGATAGATAGTAAAGTTAAACGTGTGCCATTTGGAGGAAAGGGTGGAAAGAGAGTCGATGGAGTCAatcgaaaaaagaaaaaaataaaaccaggTTCTGGTGCAGGCAAGGGTAAGTTAGTGAAagggaaaaagaaaaggaaacgaTCACTTCCTGAGGAGGGCAACTCGAATGTTACATCACCTAACAGGGATCGTAAACGGCATAAAACACACAACAAGACTCGATGTGCTCTGTTGGTTCGTGATGCTACAGAGGAGGTAGATTCAGAAGTTAATGGATATGTGCCATACAGTGGAAAACGAACTGTACTTGCCTGGATGATTGATCTGGGCACAATCCTCCAAAATGGGAAGGTCCATTATATGCAAGATAAGTTGGAAATTGCTTTCCAAGGTAAGATCACAGGAGATGGCATTCAATGTGGATGTTGTAATGAAATCATAACAATTTCAGACTTTGGAGCTCATGCAGGAAGCAAACAATCTGATCCtctgaaaaatatatatacggAGGAAGAAACTTCACTCCTACAATGCCTGCTAGATTCATGGAATAAACAAGATAAATCTGAACTTAAAAGTTTTCACTTCGTTGATGTTGCGGGTGAAGATCCAAATGATGATACATGCGGTGTATGCGGAGATGGTGGAGACCTGATCTGTTGTGATGGTTGCCCATCAACATTCCATAAAAGCTGCTTGGATATAAAA AAGTTCCCATCTGGTGACTGGCACTGCATTTATTGTTGTTGCAAATTTTGTGGGTTGGTTGATGGAAGTTCAAACCAAACAGTTGTCAATGATGATTTTACTATCCCTACACTGCTCACATGCCATTTATGTGAGGAAAAAT TTCACATATCCTGTATTGTGGCAAATGGCGATAAGACCGATGATTCCATGATGGCAAATGGCGATAAGACCGATGATTCCATGATGGCAAATGGCGATAAGACCGATGATTCCAGGAATGCATTTTGTGGAAACAAATGTCAAGAG TTATCTGAGAGACTTGAAATGCTTCTTGGGGTTAAACATGAAATTGAAGATGGATTTTCTTGTTCTTTTATTCGGCGGTCAGATGTTGGCCTTGATGTTTCTCTGACAAAATCTCAGACGGTAGAATGTAATTCTAAGCTAGCTGTTGCATTATCAATAATGAATGAGTGCTTCATGCCATATATTGATCATAGAAGTGGGACCAATCTGATCCGCAGTATTCTATATAATTGTGG GTCAAACTTCAAACGGCTGAATTATAGTGGGTTTATTACTGCAATTCTAGAGAGAGGTGATGAGATCATCTGTGTCGCATCTATCAG GATCCATGGGAACCAACTTGCAGAGATGCCATTTATTGGAACCCGCTATATGTATAGGCGACAAGGAATGTGCCGTCGGCTTCTAAATGCCATTGAATGG GCACTTAGTTCTTTACATGTTGAGTTATTGGTCATACCAGCTATATCAGAACTCAGAGAAACCTGGACCTCCGTTTTTGGGTTTGAGCCACTTGAACAAACAAGCAAGCAAATAACAAAGAACATGAATCTGTTGGTATTTCCACATGTAGATATGTTACAGAAGAAGATATCAAAGCATGAAAttgcaaatgaaaatttgattgCTACTGAAG TTTCTAATCATAAGAATCTTACTACATACAAAGTAGCAAAACTGGATGGGGAAGACTCATCTGTATCTGATTGTTGCCCGAAGATTGAAAAAGTCATATCTATTGAATCTGGTTGTCGGCATTTTGAGAACTCATTGAATAATGCACCTGCCATTACTAGTGACACCATACAGAATAGTATATCCCTAAAAGATGTCACATGTCATGCTGTAtatgagactgttcatgaaaaATTGGGCGTGGACCACAAAAGCACCGTAAATGCTGGTGAGGATGTAGCTAAGTCTTGTTGCCAAGTAGAAGATAAGGAAAGACACTGTCTCAGTACATCTTGTATTAACACTGAAGCTTCACAAGAACATTACGTTGGTGCTATGTCGGAGGTTACTGAGAATTGTTCCAAAGAGGTCAAAGTAACAATTGAGGTTGGTTTAAATAACAACAGTGATGAAAAATCTGCACCCTCTTCCGAAGAAAATATTCCTATTGACtcaaaaattgagtttaggaCTAGGGAATCAAAATATTCGGCTGAAAGTAACCATGATTCACCCAAGATTTCTGATAGTTTTGAACCGAGAGTTAAGACTGACTGTGCTCAACCAGGCTGTATTGGATCAGAAGTATATGCTGAATCTGTCAATGGTTGTGGCTCTCATTCTAGACTAGATGGTGATACTGCCACTGGTGAAGCAGGTCTCACAACCAACATGATGCATGTTGAATCAGAGAATACTACCAAAGATTTGCCCGCTAATTGTGAAAACAACTCTAGTTCTGTTAGTGTGCCAAATGCTGATGAAGCAGATCTATATAATTCCAAAACAATTGATCtccagaaaaacaaaaatccagGAGGTTGCCAATCTATTCTAGTTTCTTCAGGTATTTGTGAGAAAATTGCTGATGGTGTCAATGAGACGAATAAAGCCCTTGATGATAAGCCTGCTGATATTGAAGTAATTCTTGATGATAAGCCTGGTTCCCATTCTAGGCCCAATGGTCATAGAGCCTCTGGCGAAGCAGGTCTCACAACTAACACTTCGATGTATCTTGAATCTCAGAATATCACCAAAGATTTGCCTGTTAATTGTGAAAACAATTCTAGTGTTGGTGCGCCAACAATTGATCTCCAGACAAACAAAAATCCTGGAGATTGCCAATCCATATCAGTATCTTCAGGTGATTGTGAGAAAATTGCAGATGATGTCAATGAGAGGAATAAAGCATCCAGTGCAGTTGATGTTTTTCCGTTTGATGTTGAAGTATTTCCCAATAATAAGTCTGGGATAAGGAAGTCTTCAGAGCTAGCAGAGCTTGATTTGCAGGTTGATCAAACTGAACCGAGTAACGCTGACATTGCTTCAGGTGTGGCTCTGCACTGTATATCTACCGACAGTACTTCACGTGGTAGTACTGACGGGACAGTTCCTGCTAACCAAGGTAGCTGA
- the LOC123896615 gene encoding transcription repressor OFP12-like, with protein MSSTTRNLRNLGLCFSNSIPQSKSPPTSPTPTTTSASSSHQHHHQIHDKPSSSTSSTSIMIKNFNSLYDPSLTSSNHTLCSSSLSTTFTTSTSFEIEPEPEPVDFAAAFASQRFFFSSPGSSNSLIEYTNKNIIQHSSIPLTDKSNSVKREKKEKIEKEDVLFNGSVAVPTYSPDPYTDFRRSMQEMVEARPELMDVKSNWNILHELLLCYLALNPKNTHKYILGAFADLLVTLMSF; from the coding sequence ATGTCAAGTACCACAAGAAATCTTAGGAACCTTGGCCTATGCTTTTCAAATTCCATTCCTCAATCAAAATCTCCACCTACAAGTCCCACTCCTACCACTACTAGTGCATCTTCCTcacatcaacatcatcatcaaattCATGACAAACCTTCTTCATCTACATCTTCCACATCAATTATGAtcaagaacttcaactctctcTATGACCCTTCCTTAACCTCTTCTAACCACACTTTATGCTCTTCTTCACTCTCTACCACTTTTACCACATCCACTTCTTTCGAAATCGAACCCGAACCTGAGCCAGTGGACTTCGCGGCAGCCTTTGCATCTCAACGCTTCTTCTTCTCCTCCCCCGGAAGCTCCAACTCACTAATCGAATacacaaacaaaaatatcatCCAACATTCTTCAATACCATTGACAGATAAGTCCAATAGTGTTAAGCgtgaaaagaaagagaagataGAGAAAGAGGATGTTTTGTTCAACGGAAGTGTGGCAGTACCAACCTATTCTCCCGACCCTTATACAGATTTCAGGAGGTCGATGCAAGAGATGGTGGAGGCGCGGCCCGAGTTGATGGATGTGAAATCAAATTGGAATATCTTGCATGAGTTGCTTCTATGTTACCTTGCTCTAAACCCAAAGAATACTCACAAGTACATTCTTGGTGCTTTTGCGGATCTCCTCGTTACACTCATGTCATTCTAG